A genomic window from Carassius auratus strain Wakin chromosome 45, ASM336829v1, whole genome shotgun sequence includes:
- the LOC113062766 gene encoding transcription factor MafA-like, which translates to MSSSLPLPSLPPSPLAMEYLNDFDLLKFEVKPDTPPPPPTCLYPKPGIHQESTGSPYAPRPPPDSSLSSSPYTSLPPSPTLSDGHPPPSASSSSSSLSFPLSISTGYMSGQSSGSQGNLDESPATGGPTACSNPTSLEDLLWLAALQQQFGGEPGGAASLLGALGGVPDRGDRDRGGFLGCEDAVEALLNSAAAAVTSQFPVLSQSSSSSHMGDSSSDSGADVVLNKPSDMCHRPILVVSSTPQSLSNVNTSTSPFSQPLSPQSRLHHPHHPMQGHYHHHLHHHHLQVTQCGVDERFSDEQLVNLSVRELNRHLRGVSKDEVVRLKQKRRTLKNRGYAQSCRYKRLQHRHALESEKHILTQQLEQLQCELSRVLRERDTYKARYEKLVSSNETQPSHPNTSPSPTPPDYFL; encoded by the exons ATGTCTTCATCTCTTCCGCTACCCTCTTTGCCCCCAAGCCCCCTGGCCATGGAGTATCTCAATGACTTCGACCTTCTCAAGTTTGAAGTGAAGCCGGACACACCTCCGCCTCCTCCAACCTGCCTATACCCCAAACCAGGCATCCATCAAGAGTCGACCGGTTCTCCGTATGCTCCTCGCCCTCCTCCTGACTCCAGCCTCAGCTCCAGTCCCTACACCTCCCTTCCTCCATCACCCACGCTCAGTGACGGACACCCACCACCATCTgcatcctcctcttcatcctctctctcttttccgtTGTCCATCTCCACCGGGTACATGTCAGGCCAGAGCTCCGGCTCTCAAGGAAACCTGGACGAAAGCCCAGCCACTGGAGGCCCCACGGCGTGTTCAAACCCGACCTCCTTGGAGGATCTGCTCTGGTTGGCTGCACTGCAGCAGCAGTTCGGTGGGGAGCCCGGAGGTGCTGCGTCTCTGCTGGGAGCTCTTGGAGGAGTGCCGGATCGAGGGGACCGGGATCGAGGAGGGTTCCTGGGATGTGAGGATGCAGTGGAGGCTCTTCTAAACTCTGCTGCGGCCGCCGTAACTTCACAG TTCCCAGTTTTGTCTCAGAGTTCGAGCAGCAGTCACATGGGGGACTCTAGCAGTGACAGCGGTGCTGATGTTGTTCTTAACAAGCCGTCAGACATGTGTCATCGCCCGATACTAGTTGTTTCTTCCACCCCTCAATCTCTCTCCAATGTCAACACATCGACCAGTCCCTTCTCACAACCCCTCAGTCCACAGAGCCGCCTCCATCACCCACACCATCCAATGCAAGgccattatcatcatcatcttcatcatcatcatctgcaaGTCACCCAG tgtgGGGTGGATGAGCGTTTTTCCGATGAGCAGTTGGTCAATCTGTCGGTGCGAGAGCTGAACAGACATTTGCGTGGGGTAAGCAAAGATGAGGTGGTCCGTTTGAAACAGAAAAGACGGACGCTGAAGAATCGCGGTTACGCCCAGTCCTGCCGTTACAAACGACTCCAGCACCGGCACGCGCTTGAGTCCGAGAAACACATTCTCACACAGCAg CTGGAGCAGCTGCAGTGTGAGCTGTCTCGTGTGTTGAGAGAGCGAGACACATACAAAGCCCGTTACGAGAAGCTCGTCAGTTCAAACGAGACTCAGCCTTCTCATCCCAACACCTCGCCTTCTCCTACTCCTCCGGATTACTTTTTGTGA